A single genomic interval of Halichondria panicea chromosome 2, odHalPani1.1, whole genome shotgun sequence harbors:
- the LOC135331722 gene encoding adhesion G protein-coupled receptor L3-like: MDFSSAIFLTVFLVGQVRGFTEQKFFYCCSKVCSLDSGVCDPVLDDFSMDSSTVLIKLLFKLQLSDINPKYMDTVSLKIRQFQEPQDDKTNWKTLATFHSNMSTTEKRTQNEIEADSGTVTVYLLGESYELVQFGWFFSHLKQNTLSTEEQETKLSRVNASISDISVTILNNRGFELKSTLWTSTTHNNAQELTRVSKVLALGSNNSFEERNHDIIRRSGESNECTGSRSRGRGSRSRCSDRTDSATTPPATDSTQTTTAHVPLIKNELLANEVIAFESEIKALVDKNSSTISSTISMLSATVSNLLSLEADTSIVELDQEQFLRGIASLFNGIKELPIAKRSSPASQLLQLLDIVTLTLFTEGVTNSGSLSVNVITVNLLDGISIPGVEVNGTSIQVFFEQVTNENLVRMSSIYFSDLSEVLVDNETAELLQSPVISTAFLCGRRVCNTTAQALELAKIPSVEIVLKHTAESEETVNCSFWEFRNDSAQNQVDGFWSQEGCNRVDEKSNSSVTVCRCNHLTHFAILLSPKPPQVNNATGIALGVIGYVGVSISIVCLAATALIFICFRTLWSMRSYIHIQLCITIIISQLVFVTAIDKTGSEVGCATIAVVLHYLFLVTFMWMLMEGVILYIVLVKVFVKSTHKKYYILGFTLISYGAPLFYMGTITLPLGFRSPSWDYGYSTACWLRYDTHFIWAIIAPVIVIIMINIGFFLMAIAIMHKHDIRNQDQKDKKATIKRWLKAAVTLTVVMGLTWFMGVLVIGDNLIAVAFIFTIFVAFQGVIIFIVLVPLSKQVRKAFFMWSRDRVNSSSFLSLHFGDKLETWMSKSRDTLDTAKKNDVNGTQSHYQLGTFDSSGSGSHVLENPTYDNNNCSTQNGAPCKDMSLNLESSYQLFAAKELKFTPTE; this comes from the exons ATGGATTTTTCAAGTGCTATTTTCCTAACTGTGTTCCTGGTTGGACAGGTGCGGGGTTTCACGGAACAAAAATTCTTCTATTGTTGCTCTAAAGTATGTAGCCTAGATTCTGGTGTATGCGATCCTGTTCTGGATGATTTCTCGATGGACTCCTCCACAGTTTTAAT AAAGCTGCTTTTTAAGCTACAACTTTCAGATATCAATCCGAAGTATATGGACACTGTCAGTCTAAAAATTCGTCAATTTCAAGAACCTCAAGACGACAAAACAAATTGGAAAACATTGGCTACATTCCATTCCAATATGTCTACAACCGAGAAGAGAACTCAGAATGAGATTGAAGCAGACTCTGGAACAGTAACAGTATACTTGCTCGGAGAATCCTATGAGCTAGTACAGTTTGGCTGGTTTTTCAGTCATTTAAAGCAAAATACTTTGAGCACCGAAGAACAAGAAACAAAATTGTCCAGAGTTAATGCATCTATTTCTGACATATCAGTTACAATTCTCAACAATAGAGGCTTCGAGTTAAA GTCAACTTTGTGGACCTCCACTACTCATAATAATGCTCAAGAGCTAACTAGAGTTTCAAAAGTGCTGGCTCTTGGCTCCAACAACA gtttTGAAGAGAGGAACCATGACATTATTAGAAGGTCTGGTGAGAGCAATGAATGCACTGGCAGCCGGAGTAGGGGTAGGGGTTCAAGATCTAGATGCAGTGACAGAACTGACTCCGCAACAACACCTCCAGCTACTGACTCCACACAAACTACAACTGCACATGTTCCTTTG ATTAAAAACGAGTTACTAGCCAATGAAGTGATAGCATTCGAATCCGAGATTAAGGCACTTGTAGACAAGAACAGCTCCACAATTAGTAGCACTATCAGTATGTTGTCAGCTACTGTCAGCAATCTGCTGAGTCTTGAAGCCGACACATCCATAGTAGAGTTAGATCAAGAG CAATTTCTGAGAGGAATAGCAAGCCTATTTAATGGTATCAAGGAACTTCCAATCGCAAAGAGATCATCTCCTGCCAGTCAACTACTTCAACTTCTTGATATTGTCACCCTGACACTATTCACTGAAGGCGTCACTAACAGTGGGAGCCTAA GTGTTAATGTAATTACTGTCAATCTGCTTGATGGTATCTCTATCCCTGGAGTGGAAGTGAACGGGACATCAATTCAAGTTTTTTTTGAGCAGGTTACTAATGAGAATTTAG TGCGGATGTCATCGATTTACTTCTCTGATTTGAGTGAAGTACTTGTAGACAA CGAAACCGCTGAACTACTACAGTCTCCTGTGATATCAACAGCTTTCTTGTGTGGGAGAAGAGTTTGTAACACAACGGCACAGGCTTTGGAATTGGCGAAAATACCATCAGTTGAGATTGTTTTAAAACACACT gcTGAAAGTGAAGAAACAGTTAACTGCTCGTTCTGGGAGTTTAGGAA CGACAGTGCTCAAAATCAAGTGGATGGTTTCTGGAGTCAGGAAGGGTGCAATAGAGTCGATGAAAAGTCTAACTCGTCTGTAACTGTGTGCCGCTGCAATCATCTGACACATTTTGCGATTCTGCTCAGTCCTAAACCCCCTCAG GTAAACAATGCTACAGGAATTGCACTTGGTGTCATTGGATACGTTGGTGTTTCAATTTCTATTGTTTGTCTTGCTGCAACTGCTCTGATATTCATCTGCTTTAG gacaCTTTGGAGTATGAGAAGCTACATTCACATACAGCTGTGCATTACAATTATCATCTCACAGTTGGTGTTTGTTACTGCAATAGACAAGACAGGTTCTGAG GTTGGATGTGCAACAATTGCTGTTGTTCTTCATTATCTGTTTCTGGTTACCTTTATGTGGATGCTAATGGAAGGAGTGATATTGTACATAGTCCTGGTTAAAGTGTTTGTAAAATCAACACACAAGAAATATTACATCCTTGGGTTCACTTTGATCAGCTATG GGGCACCTTTATTCTATATGGGAACAATTACTTTGCCATTGGGCTTCAGGAGTCCAAGTTGGGACTATGGGTACTCTACAGC GTGCTGGTTGCGGTATGATACACACTTCATTTGGGCGATTATTGCTCCAGTCATCGTCATAATAATG ATCAACATTGGCTTCTTTTTAATGGCCATTGCAATCATGCATAAGCATGACATTCGTAACCAAGACCAAAAAGACAAAAAGGCAACCATAAA GCGATGGCTGAAAGCAGCCGTTACTCTAACTGTTGTCATGGGTCTTACTTGGTTTATGGGAGTGCTTGTGATTGGAGACAATCTCATAGCTGTGGCTTTTATTTTCACAATATTTGTCGCATTCCAG GGGGTAATTATCTTTATTGTTCTAGTCCCACTCTCGAAACag GTTCGAAAAGCTTTCTTTATGTGGAGTCGTGATCGTGTTAATAGCTCATCCTTCCTTAGTTTGCACTTTGGGGACAAGCTGGAAACATGGATG TCTAAATCTAGAGATACTCTAGACACAGCAAAGAAGAACGATGTGAATG GTACTCAATCTCACTATCAACTTGGGACATTTGACAGCAGTGGAAGTGGAAGTCATGTCCTGGAAAATCCAACCTATGATAACAATAATTGTTCAACACAAAATGGAGCCCCCTGCAAAGATATGTCGCTAAACTTGGAATCCTCATATCAGCTTTTTGCTGCAAAGGAATTGAAATTTACTCCAACTGAATAA
- the LOC135331741 gene encoding F-box only protein 32-like isoform X2 → MALFRDWRSPGEKWIRTDFGWRRLAEIKNSLNQQLRRQFSTSSGSSSKASSTNSSKKVSRATSPSQESKQRPKVQVIWSEGAAKPSHYSKETELIDKQVKRLNLLLDQRCVSARSSSKESSHYSTISDAVNKLNFEQALNNDGCFPFICQVVALIFKTPQPTLSGSMQNVLLRLMDRAKDICISSKKYSGLVFKMMESAISSFEKLRQNQFSSFGVRNVDSKIKSVLKMKRQLQSSLNEDNRQNILQLELDDLPVDCIQHIATYLTHPKDLLNLGATNMRFHEITEDYHIWRRLTLFHYGQVKASTDRKNSFMEQYRDGHLRCEVSAAGWCKVCNFVFWKSYGHPCLAVNEETKIRGPQEQYLTPEQFFQLFVF, encoded by the exons ATGGCACTGTTCAGAGACTGGAGATCACCCGGAGAAAAATGGATTAGGACAGACTTTGGATGGAGAAGGCTGGCTGAAATAAAGAACAGTCTTAACCAGCAACTGCGTCGTCAGTTTAGTACAAGCAGTGGCTCATCTTCTAAAGCTTCCAGTACGAACAGCAGTAAGAAAGTGTCCAGAGCTACTAGTCCATCCCAGGAGAGCAAGCAGAGACCAAAGGTTCAGGTGATATGGAGCGAGGGAGCAGCCAAACCGTCACA CTACTCTAAAGAGACTGAACTTATTGATAAACAGGTCAAGCGATTGAACCTCCTGCTAG ATCAGCGATGTGTGTCTGCAAGGTCTTCATCAAAAGAA AGCAGTCACTACTCAACTATTTCTGATGCTGTCAATAAGCTTAATTTTGAACAAGCTCTGAATAACGACGGCTGCTTCCCCTTTATATGCCAG GTAGTTGCTCTCATCTTTAAGACGCCTCAACCTACACTCAGTGGAAGCATGCAGAATGTCCTACTTAGGCTCATGGACAGAGCAAAAGACATCT GCATCTCTTCTAAGAAGTACAGTGGCCTTGTCTTCAAAATGATGGAAAGTGCAATTTCATCATTTGAGAAAT TGCGACAGAACCAGTTCAGCAGCTTTGGTGTGAGAAATGTGGACAGCAAAATTAAGTCTGTGTTGAAGATGAAGAGACAACTACAGAGCAGCTTGAATGAAGACAATCGTCAAAATATCTTACAATTGGAGCTGGATGATCTACCAGTTGACTGCATACAGCATATTGCTACGTACTTGACTCATCCAAAAGACCTTTTGAACCTTGGAGCAACAAACAT GAGATTTCATGAGATCACTGAAGACTATCACATTTGGAGGAGGTTGACTCTATTCCACTACGGACAGGTAAAAGCATCGACCGACAGGAAAAATTCCTTTATGGAACAGTACAg AGATGGCCACCTGAGATGTGAAGTATCTGCAGCTGGTTGGTGCAAGGTGTGCAATTTTGTGTTCTGGAAG TCATATGGTCATCCCTGTCTTGCTGTGAATGAGGAAACAAAGATTAGAGGGCCACAGGAACAGTATCTTACTCCCGAACAATTTTTTCAATTATTTGTTTtttaa
- the LOC135331741 gene encoding F-box only protein 32-like isoform X1: protein MALFRDWRSPGEKWIRTDFGWRRLAEIKNSLNQQLRRQFSTSSGSSSKASSTNSSKKVSRATSPSQESKQRPKVQVIWSEGAAKPSHYSKETELIDKQVKRLNLLLDQRCVSARSSSKESSHYSTISDAVNKLNFEQALNNDGCFPFICQVVALIFKTPQPTLSGSMQNVLLRLMDRAKDICISSKKYSGLVFKMMESAISSFEKLRQNQFSSFGVRNVDSKIKSVLKMKRQLQSSLNEDNRQNILQLELDDLPVDCIQHIATYLTHPKDLLNLGATNMRFHEITEDYHIWRRLTLFHYGQVKASTDRKNSFMEQYRDRDGHLRCEVSAAGWCKVCNFVFWKSYGHPCLAVNEETKIRGPQEQYLTPEQFFQLFVF, encoded by the exons ATGGCACTGTTCAGAGACTGGAGATCACCCGGAGAAAAATGGATTAGGACAGACTTTGGATGGAGAAGGCTGGCTGAAATAAAGAACAGTCTTAACCAGCAACTGCGTCGTCAGTTTAGTACAAGCAGTGGCTCATCTTCTAAAGCTTCCAGTACGAACAGCAGTAAGAAAGTGTCCAGAGCTACTAGTCCATCCCAGGAGAGCAAGCAGAGACCAAAGGTTCAGGTGATATGGAGCGAGGGAGCAGCCAAACCGTCACA CTACTCTAAAGAGACTGAACTTATTGATAAACAGGTCAAGCGATTGAACCTCCTGCTAG ATCAGCGATGTGTGTCTGCAAGGTCTTCATCAAAAGAA AGCAGTCACTACTCAACTATTTCTGATGCTGTCAATAAGCTTAATTTTGAACAAGCTCTGAATAACGACGGCTGCTTCCCCTTTATATGCCAG GTAGTTGCTCTCATCTTTAAGACGCCTCAACCTACACTCAGTGGAAGCATGCAGAATGTCCTACTTAGGCTCATGGACAGAGCAAAAGACATCT GCATCTCTTCTAAGAAGTACAGTGGCCTTGTCTTCAAAATGATGGAAAGTGCAATTTCATCATTTGAGAAAT TGCGACAGAACCAGTTCAGCAGCTTTGGTGTGAGAAATGTGGACAGCAAAATTAAGTCTGTGTTGAAGATGAAGAGACAACTACAGAGCAGCTTGAATGAAGACAATCGTCAAAATATCTTACAATTGGAGCTGGATGATCTACCAGTTGACTGCATACAGCATATTGCTACGTACTTGACTCATCCAAAAGACCTTTTGAACCTTGGAGCAACAAACAT GAGATTTCATGAGATCACTGAAGACTATCACATTTGGAGGAGGTTGACTCTATTCCACTACGGACAGGTAAAAGCATCGACCGACAGGAAAAATTCCTTTATGGAACAGTACAg AGACAGAGATGGCCACCTGAGATGTGAAGTATCTGCAGCTGGTTGGTGCAAGGTGTGCAATTTTGTGTTCTGGAAG TCATATGGTCATCCCTGTCTTGCTGTGAATGAGGAAACAAAGATTAGAGGGCCACAGGAACAGTATCTTACTCCCGAACAATTTTTTCAATTATTTGTTTtttaa
- the LOC135331734 gene encoding phosphatase and actin regulator 1-like produces MAYNTGLADSRAMSQSDSNLLSSSRPRPSEQVGSMRRNSSVDDMDTSKRGKGFLYRLVRPWKWHRKKKKNSKSDSSGQNSGGSLSSSENAEQGPNTVTYLNPLHRSPQFHPGASNDMNGYHSQHPAEPQQQFMQQMQQHYESQQQQQPIPGQFAGPRSMSYQPGIPPPPPYNHPHQFAGPGVKDNHMDARASSHSPQPAARVGSTSDYSIASMPSDFQYPQQSGHNGRHSDVTSPLVTNDKKVVNLSNPNAAAATPPPRSILKGGATYEEERALRFKHTSPETSDNDQSKKSSKKKRAKQKSNDKYVVYSPDDDLTDDEDYTDSDSDEDDGPSQPVDEDEKITVNGKVCRSDSIAIVRKRRKKEAIPTQTAERRATIEGNLMRRLSQRPSQGELKERNIIPQEKSKREQSWEERKVELERKLSRRPTVKELRQKKILISFADYAEVIEAEAFDRTADKPWTRLRPEDKASIRKELNEFKRFEMQIHPASEYMTRYHRP; encoded by the exons ATGGCTTACAATACAGGCCTGGCAGATTCCAGAGCTATGTCTCAGAGTGACTCGAACTTACTAAGCAGTTCAAGACCAAGACCAAGCGAGCAAGTGGGGAGTATGCGTAGAAACTCTAGTGTTGATGATATGGACACTTCCAAGAGAGGCAAAGGATTCTTATACAGGCTAGTCAGACCCTGGAAATGGCACCGTAAGAAGAAGAAGAACAGCAAAAGTGACAGCAGTGGACAGAATAGTG GAGGCTCTCTAAGCAGCTCTGAAAATGCTGAGCAAGGACCCAACACAGTCACCTACCTCAACCCTCTGCATCGATCTCCACAATTTCATCCGGGAGCTAGTAACGATATGAACGGGTACCACTCTCAACATCCAGCAGAACCGCAGCAACAATtcatgcaacagatgcaacaacACTACGAGagtcagcagcagcagcaaccAATACCGGGACAATTTGCAGGGCCGCGTTCAATGTCTTACCAGCCTGGCATTCCTCCCCCACCACCCTATAACCACCCACACCAGTTTGCAGGGCCTGGAGTGAAGGACAATCATATGGATGCAAGAGCAAGCTCACACTCACCACAACCAGCAGCAAG AGTTGGTTCTACATCCGACTACTCTATAGCCAGCATGCCCTCCGACTTCCAGTACCCACAACAGAGTGGCCACAATGGCAGACACAGTGATGTCACTTCTCCACTGGTGACAAACGATAAGAAAGTTGTCAACCTCTCAAAT CCTAATGCAGCTGCTGCCACTCCTCCACCACGAAGCATCCTCAAGGGAGGGGCAACCTATGAGGAGGAGAGAGCACTACGCTTCAAACACACATCACCAGAG ACATCCGACAATGATCAATCAAAAAAATCCTCCAAAAAAAAGCGGGCCAAACAGAAGTCCAATGACAAGTATGTGGTGTACTCCCCTGATGATGACTTGACAGACGACGAGGACTATACCGATAGCGATAGCGATGAAGACGACGGCCCTAGTCAACCTGTTGATGAGGACGAaaaaa TCACAGTCAATGGCAAGGTGTGTCGCAGTGACAGTATTGCAATTGTACGGAAAAGAAGGAAAAAGGAGGCAATTCCAA cTCAAACTGCTGAGCGACGTGCTACGATTGAGGGCAATCTGATGAGACGACTGAGTCAGCGACCCAGCCAAGGAGAACTCAAAGAAAGGAATATTATTCCCCAGGAGAAATCTAAGAGAGAACAATCCTGGGAGGAGCGTAAGGTCGAGCTGGAGAGGAAACTCAGTCGAAGGCCTACTGTAAAAGAACTACGGCAGAAGAAAATTTTGAT ATCGTTTGCTGACTACGCTGAAGTGATTGAGGCTGAGGCCTTTGACAGAACAGCAGACAAGCCTTGGACTAGACTGCGCCCTGAGGACAAGGCCAGCATTCGAAAGGAACTAAACGAATTCAAGAGATTTGAAATGCAGATTCACCCAGCAAGTGAATACATGACTAG ATATCATAGACCGTGA
- the LOC135331740 gene encoding histone acetyltransferase KAT8-like — METTMAQENQAPSSGLLPSVGSFYHVQWADEAWHVAEIIQQRVEPETQENQVYVHYKEFNRRMDEWIPVSRVDVKKGIVEETPKEIDTMLELNGRERKVTRNLKRKHDEINHIQKSFEEMDPTTAALEKEHEALTKVKYVNKVQIGKYEIDTWYFSPYPEEYGKQPKLWICEYCLKYMKFEKSYKKHLVECTVRQPVGKEIYRKGTISVFEVNGSDHKIYCQNLCLLAKLFLDHKTLYFDVDPFWFYVLTEVDRVGCHIVGYFSKEKESPESNNVACILTLPPYQRKGYGKFLIAFSYELSKLEQSVGSPEKPLSDLGKLSYRSYWSWVLLDILKDAHGALSIKDLSSLTSFTQEDIIGTLQSLNMVKYWKGQHIVCVTPKLVEEHMKSAQYRKPLLTVDSEYVRWSPPVKTPKTTKKH, encoded by the exons ATGGAGACAACAATGGCACAAGAGAACCAGGCTCCTTCCTCAGGCTTGTTACCATCTGTGGGAAGCTTCTACCATGTTCAGTGGGCCGATGAGGCCTGGCATGTGGCTGAAATCATCCAGCAAAGAGTAGAACCAGAGACCCAAGAGAACCAAGTCTATGTACACTATAAAGAAT TCAATCGTCGTATGGATGAGTGGATCCCAGTATCCCGTGTTGACGTGAAGAAGGGAATAGTAGAAGAGACCCCCAAAGAGATTGACACCATGTTGGAGCTGAACGGGCGAGAGAGGAAGGTCACTAGGAATCTGAAGAGAAAACACGATGAAATCAATCACATCCAAAAG TCTTTTGAAGAAATGGACCCAACAACAGCTGCTCTTGAAAAGGAGCACGAGGCTCTCACGAAAGTCAAGTACGTCAACAAAGTCCAAATCGGCAAGTACGAGATTGACACTTGGTATTTCTCGCCGTATCCGGAGGAGTACGGTAAACAACCCAAACTCTGGATCTGTGAATACTGCCTCAAGTACATGAAGTTTGAGAAATCCTACAAGAAGCATTTGGTTGAGTGTACTGTTCGACAACCTGTGGGGAAAGAGATTTATCGGAAAGGAACCATCTCTGTTTTCGAGGTTAATGGATCTGACCACAAGATTTACTGTCAAAATTTGTGTCTTTTGGCGAAGCTGTTTTTGGATCACAAAACTCTGTACTTTGACGTCGACCCATTTTGGTTCTACGTACTCACTGAAGTGGATAGAGTAGGCTGCCATATTGTGGGATACTTTTCAAAG GAGAAGGAGAGTCCAGAGAGCAATAACGTGGCATGCATTCTCACTCTACCCCCCTACCAGAGGAAAGGCTACGGCAAGTTCCTCATAGCCTTCAGCTACGAGCTGTCTAAGCTTGAGCAGTCTGTGGGCTCACCGGAGAAGCCACTCTCTGATCTGGGCAAACTCAGCTACCGCAGCTACTGGTCTTGGGTACTGCTGGATATACTCAAGGACGCACACGGAGCATTGTCTATCAAAGATCTGAG CTCACTAACTAGTTTCACACAAGAGGACATCATTGGCACGCTACAATCCCTCAACATGGTCAAGTATTGGAAGGGCCAGCATATTGTCTGTGTCACTCCTAAACTGGTGGAGGAGCACATGAAGTCGGCTCAGTACCGAAAACCACTTCTGACTGTTGACTCTGAGTACGTACGCTGGAGCCCACCTGTGAAGACACCCAAGACTACCAAAAAACATTGA
- the LOC135331726 gene encoding uncharacterized protein LOC135331726 gives MASVSMKMDQVKQYHIFKSSSSTSLHFPPPHQLGLSSGIHPYHSYSSRSNLTAQPPLFVRGHALGLIGRSTPDRGNSSLSTPLFGGKDEVDFQGGPPAKRKKIIKPVHVKTFDERSLNELVLYLPPRIPSSILHSKMALSDFVITTAVTYVSLWDLAKDLQVLNLRFPAQYVEKLSEDSQFLSVFLQNIFEQLGKVNSIEELLLPTVTLHPQTNLALLLQPIVSSRFSITHLFLPMSSSLHEYNLKQFDLKAIATLLRKANIKDLTLISSDDMVEVFADMLSSELKQYNRKNTPTVTYSSHDLGAPGPNYIAEMDEPFVCGEAIDPFSLVSSLNAASDNSGDLVAYRASQKSAKQKARRAFSTDCTYTDEAELSTDGPFVSEIWNLDRLHEKGINGSGTTIAVIDSGINYMHPSFKGKILAVKNFVKEEIDDIDCAIDSDGHGTHCAGIAAGNSHFCPVNTHDPDSLCIRIPPGVAPGAKLVVCKVVKTSNGDVDSDAFHASLEWLKQQHVSGELRIDVVSISLASTYHSHERAQVISDLTSLGVIVVCCASNVGRLRLQPIAFPARLGHVLCIGAHDENGKPTSFSPVGRELDFLAPGDNLWGPGPGTVGPFAMDCASGTSCATPGVAGLVCLILQAVTEICASDKEEYQIGGKPLIEHIQNVWVMREILKEMSSSPGHHAEEIGYGTLNPYRILDRSHEEIMRIINEIVEDE, from the exons ATGGCATCCGTATCCATGAAAATGGACCAAGTCAAGCAGTATCACATCTTCAAGAGCTCCTCTTCTACCTCTCTCCACTTTCCACCACCCCACCAGCTCGGTCTGTCCTCTGGAATCCACCCATATCACTCGTACTCGTCTCGAAGCAATCTAACTGCACAACCCCCCCTGTTCGTAAGAGGCCATGCACTTGGCCTAATTGGCCGTTCAACACCTGATAGAGGGAACTCTTCCCTATCAACTCCTCTCTTTGGTGGTAAAGATGAAGTGGACTTTCAAGGAGGACCTCCTGCAAAGCgtaaaaaaataataaaacCTGTTCACGTAAAAACATTTGATGAGCGTTCACTCAACGAGTTGGTACTTTATCTCCCTCCAAGGATACCAAGTTCAATTCTTCACTCGAAGATGGCTCTATCAGATTTTGTAATTACCACTGCCGTAACATACGTTTCTTTGTGGGACCTTGCTAAAGATCTGCAAGTGCTCAACCTTCGATTTCCAGCTCAGTATGTTGAAAAATTGAGTGAAGACAGTCAGTTTCTGAGTGTTTTTCTTCAAAATATATTTGAGCAGCTAGGCAAGGTCAATTCAATCGAGGAGCTTCTGTTGCCAACGGTTACTTTACACCCTCAAACAAATCTTGCTCTGCTTCTTCAGCCGATTGTGAGTTCCCGATTCTCCATCACACACTTGTTTTTGCCTATGTCTTCATCTCTTCACGAATACAATCTAAAGCAATTTGATCTCAAAGCAATCGCAACCTTGCTCCGTAAAGCGAATATAAAAGACCTCACATTGATCTCTTCTGATGACATGGTAGAGGTATTTGCCGATATGCTCTCCTCTGAGCTGAAACAATACAACAGAAAGAACACTCCTACTGTCACCTATTCTAGCCACGATCTTGGAGCCCCTGGACCCAACTACATTGCTGAAATGGACGAGCCATTTGTGTGTGGGGAAGCTATCGACCCTTTCTCCCTTGTTAGCAGCCTGAACGCAGCATCAGACAACAGTGGTGACCTTGTGGCCTATAGAGCATCACAGAAGTCAGCAAAACAG AAAGCCCGTAGAGCGTTCTCCACTGACTGTACCTACACTGATGAGGCTGAGCTGAGCACCGATGGTCCCTTTGTATCAGAAATATGGAATCTGGACAGACTCCACGAGAAAGGAATCAACGGATCTGGGACAACCATCGCTGTGATTGACTCGGGCATCAACTACATGCACCCTTCATTCAAGGGGAAAATCCTCGCCGTCAAAAACTTTGTCAAAGAGGAAATCGATGATATTGACTGCGCTATAGATTCTGACGGTCATGGTACCCACTGCGCTGGTATTGCGGCTGGAAACTCTCATTTCTGCCCCGTCAACACTCACGATCCAGACTCTCTCTGTATCCGAATTCCGCCTGGAGTTGCCCCTGGTGCGAAATTGGTTGTCTGTAAAGTGGTCAAAACGAGCAATGGAGACGTGGACTCAGATGCCTTCCATGCATCTCTGGAGTGGCTGAAACAACAGCATGTTAGTGGAGAATTAAGGATCGATGTTGTCTCCATTTCTCTAGCCTCAACCTACCACTCTCATGAAAGAGCACAAGTTATTTCAGACCTGACTAGTCTTGGGGTTATCGTTGTGTGCTGTGCTTCGAATGTCGGTCGTCTTCGTCTACAACCCATCGCATTTCCTGCTCGTTTGGGTCATGTCCTCTGTATCGGAGCTCACGATGAGAACGGTAAACCAACATCCTTCTCTCCTGTCGGTCGAGAACTTGATTTCCTTGCCCCCGGTGACAACCTCTGGGGACCTGGGCCAGGAACTGTGGGCCCGTTTGCAATGGACTGTGCTAGTGGGACGTCTTGTGCAACACCTGGAGTGGCAGGACTTGTGTGTCTTATCTTACAAGCCGTGACAGAGATCTGTGCGAGTGATAAGGAGGAGTACCAGATTGGAGGGAAGCCACTTATTGAGCATATTCAAAACGTGTGGGTGATGAGAGAGATTCTTAAAGAGATGAGCTCCTCCCCAGGTCACCATGCTGAAGAGATTGGGTATGGAACTTTGAACCCGTATCGGATTTTGGATCGCAGTCACGAGGAGATTATGAGGATCATCAATGAAATTGTTGAGGACGAATAG